In Candidatus Goldiibacteriota bacterium, the following are encoded in one genomic region:
- a CDS encoding histidine--tRNA ligase — protein MKFSRLRGVKDVFGEETAVWETINAAARKMFSLYGYNNIITPVIEDVNLFARGIGEGTDIVIKEMYDFKDKGDRHIVLRPEGTASVVRAYIENSLPVKSDLYYYGPMFRYERPQKGRFREFFQVGAESFGEASPYKDTEVIKLAQDILAETGIKDCKLLINNLGAKKDYKDNLVKYLEERKSQLCEDCLKKIERAPIRVLDCKSEKCKEATKDAPLITDNLTPEAAAHYAEVKRLLTLSGVKFEEDPKMVRGLDYYTGTVFEFTTTLLGPQQNTILAGGRYDNLVAEFGGKSTPATGFAMGMERMAEVLKTQQAQILSPFGVFIVYDAKHRDMAFNVLNMLRQGGIKTLISFEDKSFKAQFREADSKNVKHVIVIGDTEAQADRLAVKDMKTGEQMNIETNEAVQYFLNLK, from the coding sequence ATGAAATTCAGCCGCCTTCGCGGTGTTAAGGATGTATTCGGGGAAGAGACGGCGGTATGGGAAACAATAAACGCAGCCGCGCGTAAAATGTTCTCTTTATACGGATACAACAATATCATCACTCCCGTTATTGAGGATGTTAACCTTTTTGCCCGCGGTATAGGCGAAGGCACGGATATTGTTATAAAAGAGATGTATGATTTTAAGGATAAAGGCGACAGGCACATTGTACTGCGCCCGGAAGGCACCGCGTCTGTGGTAAGGGCGTATATAGAAAACAGCCTTCCGGTAAAAAGCGACCTGTATTATTACGGGCCAATGTTCAGGTATGAACGGCCTCAGAAGGGGCGTTTCAGGGAATTTTTTCAGGTGGGAGCGGAAAGTTTTGGCGAAGCTTCGCCATATAAAGACACGGAAGTGATAAAACTTGCGCAGGATATTTTGGCAGAAACAGGGATAAAAGACTGCAAACTTCTTATAAACAACCTTGGCGCGAAAAAAGATTACAAGGATAACCTTGTAAAATACCTTGAAGAGCGTAAAAGTCAGCTTTGCGAAGACTGTCTTAAAAAGATAGAACGCGCGCCGATAAGGGTGCTTGACTGCAAAAGTGAAAAATGTAAAGAAGCAACAAAAGACGCGCCTTTAATAACCGATAACCTTACACCGGAAGCCGCGGCTCATTACGCTGAAGTTAAAAGATTATTAACTTTATCCGGAGTGAAATTTGAAGAAGATCCAAAAATGGTCAGGGGGCTTGACTATTATACAGGCACAGTATTTGAATTTACCACCACACTGCTTGGGCCGCAGCAGAACACAATTCTTGCGGGCGGGCGTTATGACAACCTTGTGGCGGAATTCGGCGGAAAAAGCACTCCGGCCACGGGATTTGCGATGGGGATGGAACGTATGGCGGAGGTTTTAAAAACACAGCAGGCGCAGATATTATCGCCGTTTGGCGTGTTTATAGTATATGACGCGAAACACAGGGATATGGCTTTTAATGTATTAAATATGTTAAGGCAGGGCGGTATAAAAACCCTGATATCATTTGAAGATAAAAGTTTTAAAGCGCAGTTCAGGGAAGCGGATTCAAAAAACGTAAAGCACGTAATAGTAATAGGCGACACGGAAGCGCAGGCGGACAGGCTTGCGGTAAAAGATATGAAGACAGGCGAACAGATGAATATTGAAACAAATGAAGCGGTACAGTATTTTTTAAATCTGAAATAG
- the pdxA gene encoding 4-hydroxythreonine-4-phosphate dehydrogenase PdxA has protein sequence MQKLRIAVTMGDPAGIGPEITAKLFLLPEIYKNASVTVIGDLTTMIDTQRRVSNKLSIRPVTSFNKKMTKGVINLFDMKLIKYGEVPLGAETKKGGKAQYYYVKKAIEAALKGEVDAIVTAPINKHALHMAGIMYPGHTEILAEETGVKNFGMMLMCPRLKVMLVTTHTSLKSVSGLLTVKKVLEKIELAHTAMKDDFGIKEPKIAVLGLNPHSGEAGAFGDEEIKIITPAIKAARKKGINAQGPYPPDTIFGKLVHTQSHDIAVCMYHDQGLIPLKLIGFDSGVNVTLGLPIVRTSPDHGTAYDIAGTNTASAESMLTAFKTAVVIARNRMKNR, from the coding sequence ATGCAAAAATTAAGAATAGCCGTTACAATGGGGGACCCGGCCGGGATAGGGCCGGAAATAACCGCAAAGCTGTTTTTATTGCCTGAAATTTATAAAAATGCTTCTGTGACCGTAATCGGCGATTTGACCACAATGATAGACACCCAAAGGCGGGTAAGCAATAAACTTTCCATAAGGCCTGTCACATCTTTTAATAAAAAAATGACAAAGGGAGTGATAAACCTCTTTGATATGAAACTTATAAAATACGGCGAAGTGCCGCTTGGCGCTGAAACAAAAAAAGGCGGCAAAGCGCAGTATTATTACGTGAAAAAAGCAATTGAGGCCGCGCTTAAAGGCGAAGTGGACGCGATAGTAACGGCGCCGATTAATAAGCACGCTCTTCACATGGCGGGAATAATGTATCCCGGGCACACCGAAATACTTGCGGAAGAAACCGGGGTTAAAAATTTTGGCATGATGCTTATGTGCCCGCGGTTAAAAGTTATGCTTGTGACCACACACACCTCCTTAAAAAGCGTGTCCGGTCTGCTGACGGTAAAAAAAGTCCTTGAAAAAATAGAACTTGCGCATACGGCGATGAAAGATGACTTTGGAATTAAAGAGCCAAAAATCGCGGTATTGGGTTTAAACCCGCACAGCGGCGAAGCCGGCGCTTTTGGCGATGAAGAGATAAAAATAATAACTCCTGCCATAAAAGCCGCGCGGAAAAAGGGTATTAACGCGCAGGGGCCATATCCGCCGGATACCATATTCGGAAAATTAGTACATACACAAAGCCATGATATTGCCGTATGCATGTACCACGACCAGGGGCTTATACCTTTAAAATTAATCGGATTTGATTCCGGTGTCAACGTTACTTTGGGATTGCCCATAGTGCGTACTTCACCCGACCACGGCACCGCGTATGACATAGCGGGGACAAATACCGCCTCCGCGGAATCAATGCTGACAGCTTTTAAGACTGCGGTTGTGATAGCACGAAACAGGATGAAAAACAGGTAA
- the rsmA gene encoding ribosomal RNA small subunit methyltransferase A, whose amino-acid sequence MADKKFRYKKGLGQNFLHDTVKIDRMITAIAPDPSETFLEIGPGSGNLTKKILPLVKKIYAVELDREAIEKLKTATGGSEWLEIINADILETDITKFFPQAGKLRVIGNIPYYITTPIIEMVINNKSNVKDIYLTVQKEVAERICAPEGSKTYGSLSVFCQYHADCEYLFTIGRKAFFPVPDVDSAFIRMNFEKKTPFTVKDEIEFFKLTRGGFEQRRKMLSNNIKRVFGFNEEQAKNALRQAGIVENVRAEDVSIIDFAKLSDVIYNIKKIAI is encoded by the coding sequence ATGGCGGATAAAAAATTCAGGTATAAAAAAGGGCTGGGTCAGAATTTTCTTCATGATACGGTAAAAATTGACCGTATGATAACGGCAATTGCGCCTGACCCGTCGGAAACGTTTCTTGAAATAGGGCCCGGTTCGGGTAATCTTACAAAAAAGATACTGCCGCTTGTAAAAAAAATATACGCGGTGGAACTTGACAGAGAAGCGATAGAAAAGTTAAAAACAGCCACGGGCGGCTCTGAATGGCTGGAAATTATAAACGCGGACATACTTGAAACCGATATCACAAAGTTTTTTCCGCAGGCGGGCAAGTTAAGGGTCATAGGCAATATTCCTTATTATATAACCACCCCTATAATAGAAATGGTTATAAATAACAAAAGTAATGTTAAAGATATTTATTTAACGGTGCAGAAAGAAGTGGCAGAGCGCATATGCGCGCCGGAAGGGTCAAAGACATACGGGTCACTTTCCGTGTTTTGCCAGTATCACGCTGACTGCGAATACCTTTTCACAATAGGCAGAAAGGCGTTTTTCCCCGTGCCGGACGTGGATTCCGCGTTTATAAGGATGAACTTTGAAAAGAAAACGCCTTTTACAGTAAAAGATGAAATTGAATTTTTTAAGCTTACGCGCGGCGGATTTGAACAGAGGCGTAAAATGTTAAGTAATAATATAAAAAGGGTGTTTGGGTTTAATGAAGAACAGGCAAAAAACGCTTTAAGGCAGGCGGGAATTGTGGAAAATGTCCGAGCAGAGGATGTTTCCATAATTGACTTTGCGAAACTGTCGGATGTAATATATAATATTAAAAAAATAGCGATTTAA
- the glmS gene encoding glutamine--fructose-6-phosphate transaminase (isomerizing), with translation MCGIIGYTGNNEAAERIIYGLKKLEYRGYDSSGIAVINAGKITRVRSAGRLENLVAKLKGNKIPGMTGIGHTRWATHGKPSDENAHPHTDCTGMITLIHNGIIENYYEIREELIKKGHKFSSETDTEVFAHLIEEKISLGIEKAVAAALKRIRGMYAMVILYSKEPGKIIAARHGSPLVLGIGKGENFIASDVPSFLKFTDKALFLEDGDVAVVTKEKVNITNAGKKVQRAVREIKWTAKQAEKAGYPHFMLKEINEEPQSFEDTILGRFDELKGRIEFESVDDKKLAKIERIKIVACGTSYHAAYAAKYLIEKYSGVSVEVEVASEIRYANPVVDKKTLLVAVSQSGETIDTIEAFKNLKAKAGYSLAIVNVVGSTLSRMLDGVIYTHAGPEIGVAATKTFISQLAVLYLFALHMGKIKGVLKAKDVRRGIQNLRKVPGLIKVILKDKEKIAKIAAKYKKNRDFLYYGRNINYPMALEGALKLKEISYIHAEGYAAGEMKHGPIALVDDKVPNVFIAPKGKVYEKLISNIQEIKARSGTIIAVTNKSNKEMKKFAEDVIYIPDIDEDYYPLLAAIPMQLLAYYIGVKKGIDVDKPRNLAKSVTVE, from the coding sequence ATGTGCGGGATAATAGGATACACGGGAAATAACGAAGCTGCAGAGCGTATAATTTACGGGCTTAAGAAGCTTGAATACCGCGGTTATGATTCTTCCGGTATTGCGGTGATAAATGCCGGTAAAATAACACGCGTAAGAAGCGCGGGCAGGCTTGAAAACCTTGTGGCAAAATTAAAAGGCAATAAAATACCGGGGATGACAGGTATAGGCCATACGCGCTGGGCAACGCACGGAAAACCGTCTGATGAAAACGCGCATCCCCATACTGACTGCACGGGCATGATTACCCTTATTCACAATGGGATAATAGAAAATTATTACGAGATAAGGGAAGAACTTATTAAGAAAGGGCATAAGTTTTCTTCCGAAACCGACACGGAAGTCTTTGCCCATCTCATAGAAGAAAAAATATCTTTGGGGATAGAAAAAGCCGTGGCAGCGGCGTTAAAAAGAATACGCGGAATGTATGCCATGGTAATACTTTATTCCAAAGAACCGGGAAAAATAATCGCGGCACGGCATGGGTCGCCCCTTGTGCTGGGAATAGGAAAAGGCGAAAATTTTATAGCGTCAGACGTGCCGTCTTTTTTAAAGTTCACGGATAAAGCGCTGTTTCTTGAAGACGGCGATGTGGCAGTGGTGACAAAAGAAAAAGTAAACATAACCAATGCCGGTAAGAAAGTTCAAAGGGCTGTAAGGGAAATAAAATGGACGGCAAAACAGGCGGAAAAAGCCGGCTACCCGCATTTTATGCTTAAGGAAATAAACGAAGAACCGCAGTCTTTTGAAGACACAATACTTGGCAGGTTTGATGAATTAAAAGGCAGAATTGAATTTGAAAGCGTGGATGATAAAAAACTTGCGAAGATTGAAAGAATAAAGATAGTGGCGTGCGGCACGTCCTATCACGCTGCCTACGCGGCAAAATACCTGATAGAAAAATATTCCGGCGTCTCCGTGGAAGTTGAAGTGGCGTCAGAAATACGGTACGCAAATCCGGTCGTTGATAAAAAGACGCTTTTAGTTGCCGTGTCTCAGTCAGGTGAAACAATTGACACGATAGAGGCGTTTAAAAACCTTAAAGCAAAAGCCGGCTATTCGCTGGCAATAGTAAACGTGGTGGGTTCCACCTTAAGCCGCATGCTGGACGGCGTTATTTATACGCACGCGGGGCCGGAAATTGGCGTAGCCGCGACAAAGACTTTTATAAGCCAGCTTGCCGTGCTTTACTTGTTTGCACTGCATATGGGAAAAATAAAAGGGGTATTAAAAGCGAAAGACGTCAGGCGCGGAATACAGAATTTAAGAAAAGTACCGGGGCTTATTAAAGTAATATTAAAAGATAAGGAAAAAATAGCAAAGATAGCGGCTAAATATAAAAAGAACCGCGATTTTCTTTACTATGGACGTAATATTAATTATCCGATGGCGCTTGAAGGCGCGTTGAAACTTAAGGAAATTTCTTATATACACGCGGAAGGTTACGCCGCGGGTGAGATGAAGCACGGCCCCATTGCGCTTGTGGATGACAAAGTCCCCAATGTTTTTATCGCGCCAAAGGGCAAAGTATACGAAAAACTTATTTCCAATATTCAGGAAATTAAAGCGCGGTCAGGCACAATAATCGCTGTCACAAATAAATCAAACAAAGAGATGAAAAAGTTCGCGGAAGATGTAATATACATACCGGATATTGACGAGGATTACTATCCGCTTCTTGCCGCTATTCCAATGCAGCTTCTTGCCTATTATATAGGAGTGAAAAAAGGTATAGATGTGGATAAACCAAGAAATTTGGCAAAGTCAGTGACGGTGGAATAG